A stretch of the Marinobacter sp. JH2 genome encodes the following:
- the rlmJ gene encoding 23S rRNA (adenine(2030)-N(6))-methyltransferase RlmJ, with product MLSYLHAFHAGNFADVQKHAALTLALVMMQTKKTAIACFDTHAGSAIYDLTSERARKTAEADAGIHHLWSLRGKLKSPDWQPMVELLGRVNKGSDTLSLYPGSPAWLANFGRPGDAIAAFELHPTEGKHLETWGEKNGVRVQNEDGLNGLLKCLPPAQPRLLTLIDPSYEVKDEYGQVVKTLTHAWKKCRHGVFLIWYPILTSGLHQQLIAGVEGSGVRKVLRSEVMLDQPPGRGMVGSGMLVVNPPWGFDQRLSDMLAELEGEARLGLSASLSWLVPE from the coding sequence ATGTTGAGTTATCTTCACGCCTTTCACGCAGGAAATTTTGCAGATGTTCAGAAGCACGCCGCATTGACCTTGGCGCTGGTCATGATGCAAACCAAGAAAACCGCCATCGCGTGTTTTGATACTCACGCCGGCAGTGCGATCTATGATCTGACCAGTGAACGGGCTAGAAAAACAGCTGAAGCTGATGCCGGTATCCACCACTTGTGGTCGTTACGTGGAAAGTTGAAATCACCCGACTGGCAGCCAATGGTGGAGTTGTTGGGCCGCGTAAACAAAGGTTCGGACACTTTGTCTTTGTACCCCGGCTCGCCCGCCTGGCTGGCGAATTTTGGTCGGCCCGGAGATGCGATTGCTGCGTTTGAATTGCACCCGACCGAGGGGAAGCATTTGGAAACATGGGGCGAGAAGAACGGTGTTCGCGTTCAGAATGAAGATGGATTGAACGGGTTGTTAAAGTGTTTGCCACCCGCCCAGCCCCGGCTGCTAACGCTGATCGACCCGTCTTATGAAGTGAAAGATGAATACGGCCAGGTCGTGAAGACTTTGACGCACGCCTGGAAGAAATGTCGCCACGGTGTATTTCTGATTTGGTACCCCATTCTGACCAGCGGCCTGCATCAACAATTGATTGCAGGCGTGGAGGGCAGTGGCGTACGAAAAGTGCTGCGTAGCGAAGTGATGCTCGATCAGCCACCGGGGCGTGGCATGGTTGGTTCTGGCATGTTGGTGGTTAATCCACCATGGGGCTTCGATCAGCGGCTTAGCGATATGCTGGCGGAGCTTGAGGGTGAGGCTAGACTAGGACTGTCGGCCAGTCTTTCTTGGCTGGTACCCGAATAA
- a CDS encoding imelysin family protein has product MQPIIRAFCASTLAVAASVSFAATPVDAPQSARAGWHPAIQSGYDLLADETSQLAEQANRYCEAPDEKQREQLEQHWRDAFVAWQQVRFVDFGPVENDNLAWQFQFWPDPKNLVARKASYLTKSDQPITTDIIEQSGVAVQGFPMLEYLLFDEALSTGKSALPAPHSCALLTTVTQHIASNSKQLSADWQNFKTPYLNTEVYHVSTLKSAMAALEILEERRLAKPMGLRGNGKRNPYITDAWRSGTSLLSVEATLRGLQQHFMPEFLGLLEQKGELQLAERVQHQFDAALDNFPEADRPMTALLSDDNAFRILQGLYVDVSQLATLINDQAAVALGVVRGFNSSDGD; this is encoded by the coding sequence ATGCAGCCCATCATTCGAGCCTTTTGCGCCTCGACCCTAGCCGTTGCCGCCTCTGTCAGTTTCGCGGCCACACCGGTGGATGCGCCACAAAGTGCCCGCGCGGGCTGGCACCCGGCAATTCAATCGGGCTATGACCTGCTCGCCGACGAAACAAGCCAGCTTGCCGAGCAAGCCAACCGTTACTGTGAAGCACCCGACGAGAAGCAAAGGGAGCAGCTCGAACAACACTGGCGTGATGCCTTTGTGGCCTGGCAACAGGTGCGCTTTGTCGATTTCGGACCAGTGGAGAACGACAATCTGGCCTGGCAGTTTCAATTCTGGCCAGACCCTAAAAATCTGGTTGCCCGCAAAGCCAGCTACCTGACAAAATCAGATCAGCCGATCACCACCGACATTATTGAACAATCGGGCGTAGCTGTTCAGGGTTTTCCCATGCTGGAATACCTGCTGTTTGATGAGGCATTGTCCACCGGCAAAAGTGCCCTGCCGGCCCCCCACAGCTGCGCTCTGTTGACCACTGTCACCCAGCATATTGCTTCAAACAGCAAACAGCTCAGTGCCGACTGGCAAAACTTCAAAACGCCTTACCTAAACACCGAGGTCTATCACGTTTCTACCCTCAAGTCGGCCATGGCAGCACTGGAGATTCTTGAGGAGCGGCGGTTAGCAAAACCCATGGGGCTGCGCGGCAATGGCAAGCGCAATCCTTACATCACCGATGCCTGGCGCAGTGGCACCAGCCTGTTATCGGTAGAAGCCACCCTGCGCGGGTTGCAGCAACATTTCATGCCTGAATTTCTGGGACTTCTGGAACAAAAGGGTGAATTACAACTGGCTGAGCGAGTCCAACACCAGTTTGATGCTGCGCTGGATAACTTTCCGGAAGCTGATCGGCCGATGACCGCATTGCTGTCTGACGACAACGCCTTTCGCATACTGCAAGGGCTATACGTTGACGTTTCCCAGCTCGCAACCCTGATCAACGACCAAGCCGCTGTTGCTCTGGGTGTTGTTCGGGGCTTCAATTCCAGCGACGGTGACTGA
- a CDS encoding DUF1513 domain-containing protein, translating to MDRSRRKLLKTAFAGTAALSLSGCSLMPRKSGFNPEQYSAAVGKPDGTFGVSAFDLKGQPLWVSPVDTRCHSGCTRPEGNQLVFFERRPGWSFYVLDASTGRRLHNIEAAQGEHFVGHGVFSPDGRWLYATASRYEPGEGIVAVYDAEQNYQRVNTFELAGIGPHQITLHPDGETLAIALGGILTHPDYDRLKLNLDTMTSALILMDRRSGEIIGRLTPSHHQQSLRHLDVHPSGNVYVAYQHQGPRHEMPALLARMEGNRLTEMRFDDETQAGLANYIASVIAHPENDLVAAASPVGGTAVVFQGSTGKLLAKTSIPDCSGVQALAGGDFLISSGQGKLVRLGAHQPAQGIAQLPLYWDHHLV from the coding sequence ATGGATAGAAGCCGACGCAAACTCCTGAAAACAGCTTTTGCCGGCACTGCTGCGTTAAGCCTGAGTGGCTGCAGCTTAATGCCGAGAAAGTCGGGGTTTAACCCCGAGCAGTACTCGGCAGCGGTGGGCAAACCCGATGGCACCTTCGGTGTTAGTGCTTTTGACTTGAAAGGTCAGCCGCTTTGGGTTTCACCAGTGGATACCCGTTGCCACAGCGGTTGCACTCGTCCCGAGGGCAATCAACTAGTGTTCTTCGAGCGCCGGCCGGGGTGGAGCTTCTATGTGTTGGACGCATCTACCGGTAGACGCCTTCACAATATTGAAGCCGCGCAAGGTGAACACTTCGTGGGCCACGGTGTGTTCTCCCCGGATGGGCGCTGGCTTTATGCCACCGCCAGCCGCTACGAACCCGGCGAGGGCATCGTGGCGGTTTATGATGCCGAGCAAAACTACCAACGGGTAAACACCTTCGAATTAGCAGGTATCGGACCACACCAAATCACCCTACATCCGGACGGCGAAACCCTGGCCATCGCCCTCGGCGGCATTCTCACCCACCCGGATTATGACCGGCTTAAACTCAATCTCGACACCATGACATCGGCACTGATTCTGATGGACCGCCGCTCGGGAGAGATTATTGGCCGCCTGACCCCGAGCCACCATCAACAAAGCCTGCGTCACCTGGACGTTCACCCTTCCGGCAACGTTTACGTAGCCTACCAACACCAAGGCCCCAGGCACGAAATGCCGGCCTTGCTTGCCCGCATGGAAGGCAACCGGCTAACCGAAATGCGTTTTGACGATGAAACCCAAGCGGGCCTCGCCAACTATATTGCCAGCGTCATCGCCCACCCGGAAAACGATCTAGTGGCCGCAGCATCCCCCGTCGGCGGCACGGCAGTGGTTTTTCAAGGCAGCACCGGCAAGCTGCTCGCAAAAACCTCGATTCCCGATTGTTCGGGCGTGCAGGCATTAGCCGGCGGTGACTTCCTGATTTCCTCGGGCCAAGGCAAACTGGTTCGGCTTGGCGCACACCAGCCGGCTCAGGGCATTGCCCAACTGCCACTGTATTGGGATCATCATTT
- a CDS encoding imelysin family protein, giving the protein MTALFRPAPLALTIAATLSTGCALNNSAAETEPVTKASVVSHYADVAHANYQDALITAKALDKATDQLIANPSEANLQAAKEAWLAARVPYQQTEVFRFGNTIVDDWEGQLNAWPLDEGLIDYVKTDDYQYELGNAGATANLIANTSVNVGGKTLNTTVLTPELLADLNEIGGSEANVATGYHAVEFLLWGQDQHGFEQGAGERPVTDYATGSDCTNGNCERRGDYLDAVTDLLVSDLEWMVAQWAPGSANNYRNELTNGDVDEAVQKMLFGMGSLSLGELAGERMKVALEANSYEDEHDCFSDNTHNSHYYNGQGIQNVYTGTYRRADGSEVSGPSLSDLVEANNPELDARLNAQLDASMKALGQLKAHAESSENPMAFDTMIAPGNTQGAQIVNNAIMALVEQTGSIEQAARQLGIEALSPDDAGHAF; this is encoded by the coding sequence ATGACCGCTTTGTTCCGCCCGGCTCCACTAGCCCTTACTATTGCCGCCACCCTTTCCACAGGTTGCGCTCTCAACAATTCCGCCGCCGAGACTGAGCCGGTCACCAAAGCCTCTGTGGTTTCCCACTATGCGGATGTGGCCCACGCCAATTACCAAGATGCGCTGATTACGGCTAAGGCTCTGGATAAAGCCACCGATCAGCTGATTGCCAATCCCTCAGAAGCCAATCTGCAAGCAGCTAAAGAAGCCTGGCTGGCAGCTCGTGTGCCCTACCAGCAAACGGAAGTGTTTCGTTTCGGCAACACCATCGTAGACGACTGGGAAGGCCAGCTGAACGCGTGGCCGCTGGATGAAGGACTGATCGATTACGTCAAAACCGACGATTACCAGTACGAATTGGGCAACGCGGGCGCAACGGCCAATCTCATAGCAAACACAAGCGTGAACGTGGGCGGAAAAACCCTGAACACAACCGTATTGACTCCGGAACTGCTCGCGGATCTAAACGAAATTGGAGGGTCCGAAGCCAACGTAGCCACCGGCTACCACGCGGTCGAATTTCTGCTGTGGGGCCAAGATCAGCACGGCTTCGAACAAGGTGCCGGTGAGCGCCCTGTTACCGATTACGCAACAGGTTCTGACTGCACCAACGGCAACTGTGAACGCCGTGGTGACTACCTGGATGCGGTAACAGATCTTCTGGTTTCCGATCTGGAATGGATGGTGGCGCAATGGGCCCCAGGCAGCGCAAACAACTACCGCAACGAACTGACAAACGGCGATGTAGACGAAGCGGTACAGAAAATGCTGTTTGGCATGGGTTCTTTGTCTCTGGGTGAATTGGCAGGCGAGCGCATGAAAGTGGCTCTGGAAGCCAACTCTTACGAAGACGAGCACGATTGCTTTAGCGACAACACTCATAACTCCCATTACTACAATGGCCAAGGTATCCAGAACGTTTACACCGGCACCTACCGCCGGGCCGACGGCAGCGAGGTCAGCGGCCCGTCATTGTCTGATCTCGTGGAAGCCAACAATCCTGAATTGGATGCCCGCCTGAACGCTCAGTTGGATGCATCTATGAAAGCCTTGGGGCAACTGAAAGCACACGCGGAAAGCAGCGAAAACCCAATGGCCTTTGATACTATGATCGCGCCGGGCAACACCCAGGGTGCGCAAATCGTCAATAATGCGATTATGGCGCTTGTTGAACAAACCGGTTCCATTGAACAAGCCGCACGCCAACTCGGTATTGAAGCCTTGTCCCCTGACGATGCCGGCCACGCATTCTGA
- a CDS encoding di-heme oxidoredictase family protein produces MKNALIWGTLAMASVPVFAASHAGYPIQTTPNTGGEGTVQQSDTNAYSLPQANLSMTKRLDFSVGNSFFRNPWVEAPASTDARDGLGPLFNTNSCQGCHIKDGRGHPPGVDEPTVSLFLRLAVPADPLKDADILRTQGFKPAPVYGAQLQTAALPAAKPEANLRIEWQPVTETLPDGHQISLRKPVYHIDNPNYGPLPKSLLVSPRVAPQMIGMGLLEAIPIGDLEALTDPDDEDKNGISGKLNQVWDLATKQTAPGRFGWKAAEPNVHQQGMGAFAGDMGLTSSLKPTTDCTAEQNCEQFPDGGAPEVTDKVAGFVTFYAKSLAVPARRNLNQESVQQGAKRFNEIGCAACHTPKHTTGQVADRPDLSNQTIWPYTDLLLHDMGSALADGRDEFLADGNEWRTPPLWGTGLAKLVNPQAGFLHDGRARTQEEAILWHGGEAQTTADQYRQLSASDRQALIDFLNSL; encoded by the coding sequence ATGAAAAACGCACTGATCTGGGGAACGCTGGCTATGGCCAGCGTTCCCGTTTTCGCCGCCAGCCACGCTGGTTACCCGATACAAACCACACCGAATACCGGTGGTGAAGGCACGGTTCAGCAATCCGATACCAATGCCTACTCACTACCCCAAGCCAACTTGTCGATGACAAAACGGCTGGATTTCAGTGTCGGTAACAGTTTCTTCCGGAATCCTTGGGTTGAAGCACCCGCCAGCACCGATGCCCGGGACGGTCTTGGGCCTCTGTTCAATACTAATTCTTGCCAGGGCTGTCACATCAAAGATGGCCGCGGCCATCCTCCGGGAGTGGACGAACCAACCGTATCTCTATTCCTTCGGCTAGCGGTGCCCGCAGATCCACTGAAAGATGCGGACATACTCCGCACGCAAGGTTTCAAACCGGCTCCTGTTTATGGTGCTCAGCTCCAGACCGCAGCTTTGCCAGCTGCAAAGCCCGAAGCCAACCTACGTATCGAATGGCAACCGGTCACAGAAACGTTACCCGATGGCCATCAGATTTCCTTACGCAAACCGGTGTATCACATCGACAACCCGAACTACGGCCCGCTACCGAAAAGTCTGTTGGTCTCTCCCCGCGTAGCACCGCAAATGATCGGCATGGGTTTGCTGGAAGCCATTCCAATCGGCGATCTTGAAGCTTTGACCGATCCCGACGACGAAGACAAAAACGGCATTTCCGGCAAACTGAATCAGGTTTGGGATCTGGCAACAAAACAGACGGCACCGGGCCGCTTTGGCTGGAAGGCTGCAGAGCCTAACGTGCATCAGCAAGGCATGGGTGCATTCGCAGGCGACATGGGGCTGACCTCAAGCCTGAAACCCACTACCGACTGCACAGCTGAGCAGAATTGTGAGCAATTTCCCGATGGCGGCGCGCCGGAAGTCACCGATAAAGTCGCCGGCTTTGTCACCTTCTACGCCAAGAGTCTGGCCGTTCCCGCCCGGCGTAACCTGAATCAGGAATCCGTTCAGCAAGGTGCCAAGCGCTTTAACGAAATCGGCTGCGCAGCGTGCCACACACCCAAACACACCACAGGCCAAGTCGCCGATCGCCCGGATCTTAGCAACCAGACCATCTGGCCCTATACCGACCTGTTATTACACGACATGGGGTCAGCACTGGCAGACGGGCGTGATGAATTTCTGGCCGACGGCAACGAATGGCGCACTCCGCCTTTGTGGGGCACCGGGCTGGCAAAACTAGTGAATCCACAAGCGGGCTTCTTGCATGACGGCCGCGCCCGCACGCAGGAAGAAGCCATTCTTTGGCACGGCGGCGAAGCTCAAACAACGGCCGATCAATACCGCCAATTGTCAGCCAGTGACCGACAAGCACTGATCGATTTCCTCAATTCGCTTTAA